A window of Metabacillus sp. B2-18 contains these coding sequences:
- a CDS encoding IS1182 family transposase (programmed frameshift), with protein MFNTRENTQNEVEFIVIDDLVPENHLLRKIDKYIDFSFILEKVKPYYCEDNGRPSIDPLVLFKMMFVGYLYGIRSERQLEEEIKMNIAYRWFLGLKLSDRVPHHSTISWNRRTRYKETNIFQEIFDEIVFQAMEHRMVGGRVLFTDSTHLKANANKHKFTRETVEVETRDYIEDLNKAIEQDRKEHGKKPLKEREEVKETKEIRVSSTDPESGFMSRDNKQEMFCYLDHRTTDFKFNIITDAYVTPGNVHDSVPYLSRLDRQIERFGFKVEASALDSGYLTSAVCKGLSDRNIFGVIAHRRFKPTKGLFPKWKFTYDRENDLYICPNKDELTYRTTTREGYREYKSDPKKCATCPLLSQCTRSKNNQKVVTRHVWEDHKDQVRLNRLSPSGKELYKFRKEKVERSFADSKELHGLRYCRLRGLRNASEQVLLTAACQNMKKIATHLAKLS; from the exons ATGTTCAATACAAGAGAAAACACACAAAATGAAGTTGAATTTATAGTAATAGATGACCTTGTTCCTGAAAATCATCTGCTTCGAAAAATAGATAAATATATAGATTTTTCATTCATTCTTGAAAAGGTAAAACCTTATTATTGTGAGGATAATGGACGCCCTTCAATTGATCCTTTAGTTCTTTTTAAAATGATGTTTGTTGGCTATTTATATGGAATTCGCTCTGAGAGACAATTAGAAGAAGAAATTAAAATGAATATTGCTTATAGATGGTTTTTAGGATTGAAATTATCTGATCGAGTTCCTCATCATTCTACAATAAGTTGGAATCGTAGAACTCGTTATAAAGAAACAAATATATTCCAAGAAATCTTTGATGAGATTGTCTTTCAGGCAATGGAACATCGTATGGTAGGAGGAAGAGTTCTCTTTACAGATTCTACTCATTTAAAAGCTAATGCGAATAAACACAAATTCACTAGAGAAACGGTTGAGGTTGAGACTAGAGATTATATTGAAGACTTAAATAAAGCTATTGAACAAGATCGTAAAGAACATGGAAAAAAGC CTCTGAAAGAAAGAGAGGAGGTGAAGGAAACTAAGGAAATACGTGTAAGTTCAACAGATCCTGAAAGTGGATTTATGTCTAGAGATAACAAACAGGAAATGTTCTGTTACCTAGATCATCGAACGACAGACTTTAAATTCAATATTATAACTGATGCGTATGTTACACCAGGTAATGTCCATGATTCTGTTCCTTATTTATCAAGACTTGACCGTCAAATCGAGCGATTTGGTTTTAAAGTAGAAGCTTCAGCTTTGGATTCAGGATATCTAACTAGTGCTGTTTGTAAGGGATTATCGGATAGAAACATATTTGGAGTAATTGCTCATAGAAGATTTAAACCAACCAAAGGTTTGTTTCCTAAATGGAAATTTACATATGATAGAGAGAATGATCTATATATTTGTCCAAATAAGGATGAGTTAACTTATCGAACAACTACAAGAGAGGGATATCGAGAATATAAATCTGATCCCAAGAAATGTGCAACATGTCCTCTACTCTCACAGTGTACAAGGTCGAAAAACAACCAAAAAGTAGTAACTCGACATGTTTGGGAAGATCATAAAGATCAAGTTAGATTAAATCGCCTTTCCCCATCTGGGAAAGAACTATATAAATTTAGAAAAGAAAAGGTAGAGCGAAGCTTTGCAGATTCAAAAGAATTGCATGGGCTTCGCTACTGCCGGTTACGGGGATTAAGGAATGCAAGTGAGCAGGTGCTTCTCACCGCTGCTTGCCAGAATATGAAAAAGATTGCCACACACCTAGCTAAGTTAAGCTAG
- a CDS encoding YfhH family protein, with amino-acid sequence MNTKRYSEMTEYELKSEIAALKEKARKAEQLGIVNEFAVLERKMTMAKSYLLDPNEFKSEDVYEIDGAPGEFFKINYMNGIFAWGYRLSSPDHEEALPIAMLIKG; translated from the coding sequence GTGAATACTAAGCGTTATAGTGAAATGACTGAGTATGAATTGAAAAGTGAAATCGCAGCATTAAAGGAAAAAGCACGAAAAGCTGAGCAATTAGGAATTGTAAATGAGTTTGCTGTTTTAGAACGGAAAATGACGATGGCAAAATCGTATCTTCTTGATCCAAATGAATTTAAGTCTGAAGATGTTTATGAAATTGATGGAGCACCCGGTGAGTTCTTTAAAATAAATTATATGAATGGGATCTTTGCATGGGGATATCGATTATCTTCACCAGATCATGAAGAAGCATTGCCAATTGCGATGTTAATAAAAGGCTGA
- a CDS encoding metal-dependent hydrolase, with protein sequence MDTGTHVVMGIALGGLATLDPAVGIDNPTAQAVMFGTIIGSQAPDLDTILKLRNNAKYIRNHRGITHSIPAIVLWSFLITGILTIFIPESNLLHLYLWTLLAIVLHVFVDIFNAYGTQALRPFSKKWIALGIINTFDPFIFFTHVVGIIIWVLGGHPGYTFLTVYGILIGYYLVRFIMQRNIIHRLHKLIPNIEQIIISPTMRFRQWHIAIMTDKHFHVARSVNEEIIILDEFERVPVPQTEVIKAAEEDDNISAFLSFSPVYRWEVDEFTDHYEVRFIDLRYRSKGYYPFVAIVQLDTNLNIVSSYTGWIFSEEKLRKKLELIPE encoded by the coding sequence TTGGATACAGGAACACATGTGGTTATGGGAATAGCATTAGGTGGTTTAGCCACTCTTGATCCCGCAGTTGGCATTGATAATCCAACTGCACAAGCTGTTATGTTCGGAACAATTATCGGATCACAAGCTCCTGATCTTGATACAATATTAAAGCTAAGGAACAATGCAAAATATATAAGAAATCATAGAGGAATTACCCACTCTATTCCTGCTATTGTTCTATGGTCATTTTTAATTACAGGAATATTAACAATTTTTATACCTGAAAGTAATTTACTTCATTTGTACCTTTGGACTTTACTTGCTATTGTTCTGCACGTTTTTGTGGATATTTTTAATGCGTACGGAACACAAGCACTCCGTCCATTTTCAAAAAAGTGGATTGCGCTTGGCATTATCAATACATTTGATCCTTTTATCTTTTTTACACATGTAGTTGGAATTATTATTTGGGTGTTAGGTGGTCATCCAGGTTACACCTTTCTTACTGTTTATGGCATATTGATTGGTTATTATTTAGTCCGCTTTATCATGCAAAGAAATATTATCCATCGTTTGCATAAACTCATTCCGAATATAGAACAAATCATTATTTCTCCCACGATGAGGTTCAGACAGTGGCATATTGCGATTATGACAGATAAACACTTTCATGTTGCCAGATCTGTTAATGAAGAAATCATTATTTTAGACGAATTTGAACGTGTACCTGTTCCGCAAACTGAAGTGATAAAGGCTGCGGAAGAAGATGATAATATTTCAGCTTTTTTATCTTTTTCTCCTGTTTATCGTTGGGAGGTTGACGAATTTACAGATCATTATGAGGTAAGATTTATTGATCTACGCTATCGAAGTAAAGGATATTATCCCTTTGTTGCGATCGTTCAACTTGATACAAACTTAAATATCGTGAGCTCCTATACAGGCTGGATTTTTAGTGAAGAAAAATTACGAAAAAAATTGGAGCTTATACCTGAATAA
- the mutY gene encoding A/G-specific adenine glycosylase: MNELNNKLIDFSIQDFQQDLIAWYLAEKRDLPWRKDQDPYKIWVSEIMLQQTRVDTVIPYFNAFVDKFPTIEALAAANEEEVLKAWEGLGYYSRVRNLHAAVKEVNESYSGIVPNTPEEISKLKGVGPYTKGAILSIAYNIPEPAVDGNVMRVFSRILSIWDDIAKPKTRKIFEETTYQIISKEDPSSFNQAVMELGALICTPTSPSCLLCPVREHCSAFEEGVQAELPIKSKKKKPKPLQMAAAVLYDQDRRLYIHKRPSTGLLANLWEYPNMEVQQEAGNTYRKQLQEFLLSTYGADVELLELSGTVEHVFSHLIWNISIFIGEVNNIPNDQLIAVTEKELEKYAFPVSHQKIYKIYLGSDKS, translated from the coding sequence ATAAATGAACTAAATAATAAATTGATCGATTTTTCAATTCAAGATTTCCAACAAGATTTAATTGCCTGGTATTTAGCTGAAAAAAGGGATTTACCTTGGCGTAAAGACCAGGATCCATATAAAATTTGGGTGTCCGAGATTATGCTTCAGCAAACAAGAGTTGATACTGTTATTCCATATTTTAATGCATTTGTAGATAAATTTCCCACAATAGAAGCATTAGCTGCTGCAAATGAGGAAGAAGTATTAAAAGCCTGGGAAGGACTTGGATACTATTCAAGGGTTAGAAATCTTCATGCAGCTGTTAAAGAAGTGAATGAATCTTATTCGGGTATTGTCCCTAATACTCCTGAAGAAATTTCTAAGCTGAAGGGAGTAGGTCCTTATACAAAAGGAGCGATTCTTAGTATTGCTTATAATATTCCGGAACCAGCTGTCGACGGTAATGTGATGAGGGTTTTCTCGAGAATTTTATCCATTTGGGATGATATTGCAAAACCGAAAACAAGGAAGATTTTTGAAGAGACAACTTATCAGATAATATCAAAGGAAGATCCCTCATCATTCAACCAAGCAGTGATGGAGCTGGGTGCACTAATCTGCACACCTACTTCCCCTTCATGTCTTTTATGTCCTGTTAGGGAACATTGCTCTGCTTTTGAAGAAGGGGTTCAAGCTGAGCTCCCGATTAAAAGTAAGAAAAAGAAACCAAAACCGCTTCAAATGGCGGCAGCTGTTTTATATGATCAGGATAGAAGATTGTATATTCATAAAAGACCATCTACAGGCTTGTTAGCCAACCTTTGGGAATATCCTAATATGGAAGTTCAACAAGAAGCAGGTAACACTTATAGGAAGCAGCTCCAAGAGTTTTTACTTTCAACTTATGGTGCAGATGTTGAACTTTTAGAGTTATCCGGTACTGTAGAACATGTTTTTTCACATTTAATTTGGAATATATCTATTTTTATTGGTGAAGTAAACAACATTCCAAATGATCAACTTATTGCTGTAACAGAAAAAGAGCTAGAAAAGTACGCCTTTCCTGTATCACATCAAAAAATATATAAAATATACCTTGGGTCTGACAAATCTTAG
- a CDS encoding small, acid-soluble spore protein K — MRNKEKGFPNMSNNKFEGEPRAKAEFASKRANGTINTHPQERMRASGQRENPYS, encoded by the coding sequence TTGCGTAACAAAGAAAAAGGATTTCCAAATATGAGTAACAACAAGTTTGAAGGCGAGCCAAGAGCAAAAGCTGAATTTGCATCTAAACGAGCAAATGGCACAATAAATACTCATCCACAAGAACGGATGAGAGCATCTGGTCAACGCGAAAATCCTTATTCATAA
- a CDS encoding YpzG family protein, with translation MGTNRKKKFYDNLYSNAFSQPWANPKHSHAQVNGETQQTQDLIILERQTRKRS, from the coding sequence ATGGGTACAAATCGAAAGAAAAAATTCTATGATAATTTGTATTCTAATGCATTTAGTCAACCATGGGCTAACCCAAAACATTCGCATGCTCAAGTTAATGGAGAAACACAACAAACCCAAGACCTCATCATTCTAGAAAGACAAACCCGAAAAAGATCATAA
- a CDS encoding YfhJ family protein — protein sequence MEEYFERLTNELLSKNNSLSYAQARTWVELLWEDFESTQAKAGRTYKGKEMTEQVVRQLITHYGDKLHDFVATNPKYSHLLNNDDYLKH from the coding sequence ATGGAAGAATATTTTGAACGGTTAACAAATGAGTTATTAAGTAAAAACAATAGCCTTTCTTATGCACAAGCAAGAACATGGGTGGAACTGTTGTGGGAAGATTTTGAATCCACCCAAGCAAAGGCAGGAAGAACTTACAAAGGAAAAGAGATGACGGAACAGGTTGTTAGACAGTTAATTACTCATTACGGTGACAAACTTCATGATTTTGTAGCAACTAATCCAAAATATAGTCACTTATTGAACAATGATGACTATTTAAAGCATTAA